From Candidatus Nomurabacteria bacterium, one genomic window encodes:
- a CDS encoding prephenate dehydrogenase/arogenate dehydrogenase family protein, whose product MVNTVGIIGHGNFGKFLLELGQRFFPEVEFRVHSRRHEPDGKNFFDLKTAAQSDVVILCDGISEYEERMLAVLEHALPETVLIDVATVKKHTSELCHKHCDGRRFISTHPMFGPVSYKKHKGDVSGFRIVVTDYALKNDMYQMLKQKFADFGFNIIEMTADEHDKRLAETLFLTHYIGQSIVRAGFNRTEIDTLSFQFLMDAVESVKDDMKLFEDVYRFNPYCKNVAERLHDAQESVYKELQ is encoded by the coding sequence ATGGTTAATACAGTTGGCATCATTGGACACGGAAACTTTGGAAAGTTCTTGCTTGAGCTGGGACAGCGCTTTTTTCCAGAGGTTGAGTTTCGAGTGCATTCCCGACGGCACGAGCCAGACGGCAAGAACTTCTTTGACCTCAAGACCGCAGCGCAGTCAGATGTGGTCATCTTGTGCGATGGTATCAGTGAGTACGAAGAGCGGATGTTGGCAGTGCTCGAACATGCACTACCCGAGACGGTGCTGATCGATGTGGCAACGGTAAAGAAACACACCAGCGAGCTTTGTCACAAGCACTGCGATGGGCGTCGATTTATTTCGACACATCCGATGTTCGGCCCGGTTAGTTACAAAAAACATAAAGGCGATGTGAGTGGTTTCCGTATTGTGGTTACTGACTATGCGCTCAAGAACGACATGTATCAGATGCTGAAGCAGAAGTTTGCTGATTTTGGTTTCAATATTATTGAGATGACCGCCGATGAACATGATAAGCGTCTGGCGGAGACTTTGTTTTTGACACATTACATTGGTCAGTCGATCGTGCGAGCTGGCTTTAATCGAACCGAGATCGATACGCTCTCATTCCAATTTTTGATGGATGCGGTTGAGAGCGTGAAAGACGATATGAAGCTGTTTGAAGATGTGTATCGCTTCAATCCGTACTGTAAGAATGTTGCAGAGCGGCTTCATGATGCGCAGGAGTCAGTGTACAAAGAGTTGCAATAG
- a CDS encoding AAA family ATPase codes for MFIGLTGSFGAGKGCVADYLVKQKGFSHFSARTLITEEVEKRGLPVNRDTLTQTANDLRKQGGPTFIFEQLVARAKECGGDAVIESIRAVAEAKYIKEQGGFVLGVDADPQIRYERIVKRGSETDHVSFEEWHAQELREMNPDDPTKQDIFGALKESDYVIMNTDSIEALEAEVEQFLSTHHG; via the coding sequence ATGTTCATCGGTCTCACAGGTTCATTTGGTGCAGGAAAAGGATGTGTGGCTGATTATTTGGTGAAGCAGAAAGGCTTCAGTCATTTTTCAGCACGTACGCTTATTACCGAAGAAGTGGAGAAGCGAGGCTTGCCGGTCAATCGAGATACATTGACACAGACCGCAAATGATCTTCGGAAACAAGGTGGTCCAACATTTATCTTTGAACAGTTGGTAGCACGAGCGAAAGAATGTGGCGGCGATGCGGTAATAGAAAGTATACGAGCCGTCGCAGAAGCAAAGTACATCAAAGAGCAGGGAGGATTTGTGCTTGGTGTTGATGCTGATCCGCAGATCCGGTACGAACGTATCGTGAAGCGGGGAAGTGAGACTGACCACGTGTCATTTGAAGAGTGGCACGCTCAAGAATTACGTGAGATGAATCCAGACGATCCAACCAAGCAGGATATTTTTGGTGCACTTAAAGAATCGGACTACGTGATTATGAACACCGATTCAATTGAGGCGTTAGAAGCTGAAGTTGAGCAGTTTTTAAGTACACATCATGGTTAA
- a CDS encoding protein translocase subunit SecF codes for MFVITYRKLLLTIAAVVMVGSAIIISALGLNLGLDFTGGSLTEVSYEAAPSKETVEETVGGFGFAEYSVRASVDESGKDTYFIRTQDLTDEQRGELVEAVTQIGEGGEVTRFTSIGPVIGEELRGKAGWAIFGVVSIIVLYVAFAFAGIGTPVSSWMYGAITIFVLIHDVLVPTALMSILGYTFGVEVDVLFVMALLAVLGYSVNDTIVVFDRVRENLTKNRTEHRKKHTEPGGLVREEVTYTLTKPYDEIVGSAVSETMARSINTSVTTLVVLLGLYFFGGSVTQTFALVLLAGVLAGTYSSICIASPLVVTYAMYKAAKKTK; via the coding sequence ATGTTTGTAATTACCTATCGAAAATTGTTGTTGACCATTGCTGCGGTCGTAATGGTTGGAAGCGCAATCATTATCAGCGCTCTTGGACTCAACTTAGGTCTCGACTTTACAGGAGGTTCACTGACTGAGGTGTCATATGAAGCAGCTCCGTCAAAAGAAACAGTTGAGGAGACAGTTGGTGGCTTTGGTTTTGCAGAGTATTCAGTTCGCGCGTCGGTTGATGAATCTGGTAAAGATACCTACTTCATTCGTACGCAAGATCTGACCGATGAGCAGCGTGGTGAGTTGGTTGAAGCTGTTACACAGATCGGTGAAGGAGGAGAAGTGACTCGATTTACCTCTATTGGTCCAGTGATCGGGGAGGAGCTTAGAGGAAAGGCCGGTTGGGCCATCTTTGGAGTAGTTTCAATTATTGTCTTGTACGTTGCGTTTGCGTTTGCTGGTATCGGTACTCCGGTCAGTTCATGGATGTATGGCGCGATCACGATCTTTGTGCTCATCCACGATGTGCTCGTGCCAACTGCGCTTATGAGTATTTTGGGCTACACCTTTGGAGTGGAAGTAGACGTGCTCTTTGTGATGGCTCTCTTGGCGGTACTGGGATACTCGGTCAACGACACTATTGTGGTGTTTGACCGCGTGCGTGAAAACTTGACCAAGAACCGGACTGAACACCGCAAGAAGCATACTGAGCCAGGTGGTTTAGTGCGTGAAGAAGTCACCTACACACTCACCAAGCCATACGATGAGATCGTCGGTTCAGCAGTTTCTGAAACTATGGCTCGTTCTATAAACACATCTGTAACAACCTTGGTAGTGCTCCTTGGTCTGTACTTCTTTGGCGGTTCAGTGACACAGACCTTTGCGCTGGTATTGCTGGCCGGTGTACTCGCAGGTACCTACTCTTCGATCTGTATTGCCAGCCCACTCGTGGTGACGTACGCAATGTACAAGGCTGCTAAAAAAACGAAATAG
- the secD gene encoding protein translocase subunit SecD, giving the protein MSKSTKEQPSEQSVAFLRWFRVLVLIGLLGWLALTVKSNAVLPDSEHPFKLGLDLAGGSHLVYEADTSNIAPAEIPELMNVLRDVIERRVNVFGVSEPIVQVERSSFVTDQPVERLVVELPGVTDVSQAVAEIGRTPLLEFKLYSEELAAQYDTLQSLSSLAESASGTGAAISAVEINGEMVDPATAAEELPLPFTDTGLTGRYLETATLQFAGSNSGQLSNEPLVAVRFTAEGSDLFAEITRNNVGHQLGIFLDGELLSAPVINEPITGGTAIISGGFTPEEARELAKNLSFGALPVPIELQSTQTIGATLGAEVLDRGVEAGVIGLGLVLLFMVLWYRLPGLVAGVALFSYIIIMLALFQLVPVTLTAAGLAGFVLSLGMAVDANVLVFERMKEEYKNGAGSRESATVGFSRAWSAIRDGNITSLLSAIILFWFGTSLVKGFALVFGMGVLVSMFSALVITRTLLVALPDVKKKDGKPLSFLFGNGLVK; this is encoded by the coding sequence ATGTCTAAATCCACGAAAGAGCAACCCTCGGAGCAGTCAGTCGCATTTTTGCGGTGGTTCCGAGTGTTGGTGCTGATCGGCTTATTGGGCTGGTTGGCATTGACAGTTAAAAGTAATGCGGTCCTGCCTGACTCTGAGCATCCATTTAAACTTGGTCTTGATCTCGCTGGCGGGTCGCACTTGGTATACGAAGCAGACACTTCGAATATTGCGCCAGCAGAAATACCTGAACTCATGAATGTATTGCGTGATGTCATTGAACGCCGTGTGAACGTCTTTGGTGTATCAGAGCCGATCGTGCAAGTAGAACGCAGTAGCTTCGTGACTGATCAGCCGGTAGAGCGGTTGGTGGTAGAGCTTCCTGGTGTGACCGACGTGAGTCAAGCGGTAGCAGAGATCGGTCGGACACCACTTCTTGAATTCAAGTTGTACAGTGAAGAGTTGGCAGCACAGTATGACACCTTGCAGAGCCTCAGCTCTCTCGCCGAATCAGCCAGTGGCACTGGTGCAGCGATCAGTGCAGTTGAGATCAATGGAGAAATGGTAGACCCAGCAACGGCGGCAGAAGAATTACCGCTTCCATTTACAGATACGGGTCTAACTGGTCGGTACTTGGAAACCGCTACTTTGCAGTTTGCAGGCTCAAACTCGGGACAGCTTTCTAATGAACCGTTAGTGGCGGTTCGCTTTACCGCAGAGGGATCTGACCTGTTCGCTGAAATTACTCGAAATAATGTCGGACACCAGCTCGGTATTTTCCTTGATGGTGAACTGCTTTCTGCTCCGGTTATCAATGAGCCGATCACTGGTGGAACAGCGATCATTTCAGGTGGCTTTACTCCAGAGGAAGCGCGTGAGCTTGCAAAAAACTTAAGCTTCGGTGCTCTTCCAGTACCGATCGAGCTTCAGAGCACACAAACCATCGGTGCGACACTTGGTGCTGAAGTACTTGATCGTGGTGTCGAAGCGGGTGTCATTGGTCTTGGGCTGGTACTGCTTTTTATGGTGTTGTGGTATCGCTTGCCAGGCTTAGTAGCTGGTGTAGCATTGTTCTCATACATTATCATTATGCTTGCCCTCTTCCAGTTGGTACCAGTTACACTCACTGCTGCTGGTCTCGCTGGTTTCGTCCTCTCGCTCGGTATGGCAGTCGACGCTAACGTGCTCGTCTTTGAGCGCATGAAGGAGGAGTATAAGAATGGTGCTGGTAGTCGGGAGTCTGCAACTGTTGGGTTCTCTCGAGCGTGGAGCGCGATCCGTGATGGTAATATCACCAGTCTTCTCTCAGCGATCATCTTGTTCTGGTTTGGTACGTCCCTCGTGAAAGGATTCGCCCTCGTCTTTGGTATGGGTGTACTTGTTTCTATGTTCTCGGCACTGGTGATCACTCGAACGCTACTTGTTGCATTGCCTGATGTGAAAAAGAAGGATGGCAAACCACTATCATTTTTATTCGGTAATGGTCTCGTAAAGTAA
- a CDS encoding bifunctional 5,10-methylenetetrahydrofolate dehydrogenase/5,10-methenyltetrahydrofolate cyclohydrolase gives MIVEGRAIAERILVDVAAVVAARPSGAPRLTAITCAPNFETQRYLAMKKEKAAQVGIALNVVELPATVTTDDVIACVSRVAPEADGVVVQLPLPVQVDMQAVLATVPVEKDPDGFVFGHDPAACLSPVVGAIDEISKQHQVEWVGKQVVVLGEGRLVGAPAAAYARQAGAEVTVLNKDTFDPHVLQQADIIVSGVGKPQFITPDMIKAGVIIFDAGTSEDGGELVGDVHRDVYPQAALVTPVPGGIGPITIAYLLHNLVSLSGEKVKKAENT, from the coding sequence ATGATCGTGGAGGGTAGAGCAATTGCAGAGAGGATCTTAGTTGATGTAGCGGCAGTGGTCGCGGCGCGCCCTTCGGGCGCGCCGCGACTCACTGCCATTACCTGCGCTCCCAACTTCGAGACGCAGCGCTACTTAGCGATGAAAAAAGAAAAAGCCGCACAAGTTGGTATTGCACTTAATGTGGTCGAGCTACCTGCAACGGTCACTACAGACGATGTGATCGCATGTGTCTCTCGAGTTGCGCCTGAAGCCGATGGGGTAGTGGTGCAGTTACCGCTTCCTGTTCAAGTTGATATGCAGGCGGTATTGGCTACCGTGCCAGTCGAGAAAGATCCAGATGGGTTTGTCTTTGGTCATGATCCAGCAGCGTGTTTGTCGCCAGTGGTCGGTGCCATCGACGAGATCAGCAAGCAGCACCAAGTCGAGTGGGTCGGGAAGCAAGTGGTGGTGCTTGGTGAAGGTAGGCTTGTCGGAGCACCAGCTGCAGCGTATGCGCGGCAAGCAGGTGCTGAAGTAACAGTGCTCAATAAAGATACCTTCGATCCTCACGTATTACAGCAAGCAGACATTATTGTGAGTGGTGTTGGTAAGCCGCAGTTTATTACTCCTGACATGATCAAAGCAGGAGTGATCATTTTTGATGCGGGCACTTCTGAAGATGGTGGTGAATTGGTGGGCGATGTTCATCGTGATGTCTATCCACAAGCAGCATTGGTCACGCCAGTGCCGGGTGGTATTGGTCCGATCACTATTGCGTACTTGCTTCACAATCTCGTTTCTCTTTCTGGAGAAAAAGTTAAAAAAGCAGAAAACACATAG
- a CDS encoding NAD-dependent epimerase/dehydratase family protein translates to MAKTFLITGGAGFIGTNLSEYLVAEGHTVKVVDDLSAGTDPARLPDAVDFHKTDIRNTAELTKLCSGVDVIVHLAALPRVQFSIEHPKETHDVNVNGTLSVLEAARAAGVGRIVYAASSSAYGDQETLPLSLDLPPQPKSPYALQKHVGEQLMRLWSEIYGLKTVSLRFFNVYGPHFDPEGAYALVIGKFLKQRQEGKPMTITGDGEQTRDFTHISDVIDAVMKSATLDTVGNGEVFNVGAGKQTSINELAKMIGGEIEYVAARLEPKRTMADITETKKCLGWEPKVKIEDGVAALKKDAGL, encoded by the coding sequence ATGGCAAAAACATTTTTGATCACCGGCGGCGCTGGTTTTATTGGAACCAACTTATCTGAGTACTTGGTCGCTGAGGGTCATACAGTGAAAGTGGTTGATGATCTCAGTGCGGGGACTGACCCGGCACGTTTGCCGGATGCGGTTGATTTTCATAAGACAGACATTCGTAATACAGCAGAGCTGACCAAGTTATGCAGTGGTGTTGACGTGATCGTCCATTTGGCAGCACTGCCACGAGTGCAGTTTTCGATCGAGCATCCAAAGGAAACACATGATGTGAATGTGAATGGAACACTTTCGGTGCTTGAAGCGGCACGTGCGGCTGGGGTAGGGAGAATTGTCTACGCGGCGTCGAGTTCGGCCTACGGTGATCAGGAAACTTTGCCGCTATCACTAGATCTACCGCCACAACCAAAAAGCCCGTATGCGCTCCAGAAGCATGTGGGTGAGCAGCTGATGCGTCTGTGGAGTGAGATCTATGGTCTTAAGACGGTGTCACTCCGCTTCTTCAATGTGTACGGTCCGCACTTCGATCCGGAAGGGGCGTATGCGCTGGTGATCGGCAAGTTTCTCAAGCAGCGCCAAGAAGGGAAGCCGATGACCATTACTGGTGATGGTGAACAGACGCGAGATTTTACGCACATTAGTGATGTGATCGACGCGGTCATGAAGTCTGCAACACTCGATACAGTAGGGAATGGCGAGGTCTTTAATGTGGGAGCCGGAAAGCAAACGAGTATCAACGAACTCGCCAAGATGATCGGTGGAGAGATCGAGTACGTGGCTGCTCGACTAGAGCCAAAGCGGACCATGGCAGATATTACTGAGACAAAGAAGTGTTTGGGTTGGGAGCCAAAAGTGAAGATCGAGGATGGGGTAGCAGCACTCAAAAAAGACGCTGGACTCTAG
- a CDS encoding sugar transferase, whose product MGERARELSILILGDIIAFNVALWLTLLVRYFELPTLERLEMHVPPFLIFSGVWLFVFFILGLYDKHTNLLKKLLVSRILYAQIINVVVAGVLFFIIPFGITPKTNLVLYLIISTILVSAWRLRLVPSLSPKQRHKAILIADGPEAVELVDEINHNDRYNYYFIRIVDEQTLINTPDFESKILALMEKERVELIVADSTGKHIRSFLPVLFDLSFLRFEFTFLDFNRLYEDTFDRVPVNTLRYDWFISNISQSKKAIYDVVKRSIDVVGALMLLLPSALLFPLVALAIKLEDRGALFYTTVRVGQYNRPVTIYKFRTKNGADVGSQALSSQLVDTKVGSILRVTRIDELPQLLNVLRGDLSFIGPRPEMPALASEYATRIPYYNARHFLKPGLSGWAQINNFDVPRGGLDVERTVTKLSYDLFYLERRSLLLDVQIAMKTIATILMRTGT is encoded by the coding sequence ATGGGAGAACGAGCCCGAGAATTGTCAATCCTTATTTTGGGAGACATTATTGCGTTCAATGTCGCACTGTGGCTGACCTTGCTAGTGCGCTATTTTGAGCTGCCCACCCTCGAACGGCTCGAAATGCACGTGCCACCGTTTTTGATCTTTTCCGGTGTTTGGCTGTTTGTGTTCTTCATCCTTGGCTTGTATGACAAACACACCAACTTGCTTAAGAAACTGCTCGTCAGTCGAATTTTGTACGCGCAGATCATCAATGTGGTAGTGGCAGGTGTCCTCTTCTTCATTATTCCGTTCGGCATCACACCGAAGACAAACCTGGTGTTGTATCTGATCATTTCGACGATCTTGGTAAGTGCGTGGCGACTTCGCTTAGTGCCGAGTTTGTCACCAAAGCAACGACATAAAGCGATCTTGATCGCAGATGGTCCAGAAGCGGTGGAGTTAGTGGACGAGATCAATCATAACGATCGGTATAATTATTACTTCATTCGGATCGTTGACGAACAGACACTCATCAATACACCGGATTTTGAAAGTAAGATCTTGGCTCTCATGGAAAAGGAGCGGGTGGAACTGATCGTTGCTGATTCGACCGGGAAACACATCAGATCATTCCTGCCAGTCTTGTTTGATCTGTCGTTCTTGCGTTTTGAGTTCACGTTTCTAGACTTCAATCGTCTGTATGAGGACACCTTCGATCGGGTGCCGGTCAACACGCTGCGGTACGATTGGTTTATCTCAAATATCTCGCAGTCAAAGAAGGCGATCTACGATGTGGTGAAACGGTCGATCGATGTTGTGGGGGCGTTGATGCTATTGCTTCCGTCGGCGCTATTATTTCCTCTTGTTGCTTTGGCGATCAAGCTCGAAGATCGCGGCGCACTGTTCTACACCACAGTGCGAGTTGGTCAGTACAACCGCCCAGTCACTATTTACAAGTTTAGGACCAAGAATGGTGCTGATGTTGGTTCGCAGGCGCTCAGTAGTCAACTTGTCGATACAAAAGTCGGTTCCATCTTGCGAGTGACTCGGATCGATGAGTTGCCGCAACTCTTGAACGTGTTGCGAGGTGATCTTTCATTTATCGGGCCTCGACCGGAGATGCCTGCACTTGCTTCTGAGTACGCAACGAGGATTCCGTATTACAACGCGCGTCACTTTTTGAAGCCTGGTCTTTCTGGTTGGGCACAGATCAACAACTTTGATGTGCCTCGAGGTGGACTTGATGTTGAACGTACGGTCACAAAGTTGTCCTATGACCTTTTCTATCTTGAGCGGCGCTCGCTCCTACTTGATGTCCAGATCGCAATGAAGACCATTGCAACTATCTTAATGAGAACTGGAACTTAA
- a CDS encoding glycosyltransferase, producing MENQKKLNILYLITKSNYGGAQKYVLELAVAAKEAGHTVQVACGGTGEAGAATGKLVDKLTEAQIKTHPIKHFMRNMSLGRDLLAFFEVWRLLRKVKPDVLHVTSSKAGGIGALAGRLAFTKRIIFTSHGLTVDETWRPRWQRILIYAGTWITLRLAHHSIMISTETYKRARAMPGMTDRVSLIKNGIGSIEFLERKAARAKLAPHVPSEATWIGGIGELHPNKNWSAAIEAMTSLPPHTQLLIIHDGEERERLETLILTHELEDRVHLIGYVDNAPKYLLAFDVFLLPSVKEGLPYVLLEAGLAGLPIVASNLPGNQDIIDTGHTGLLVEPTPQLLGTALGMLVRDESMRNRMGTALQETIQKTFSLERMCRETFATYSVNNSRG from the coding sequence ATGGAAAATCAGAAAAAACTGAATATCCTCTACCTCATCACCAAAAGTAACTATGGTGGTGCACAAAAATATGTCTTGGAGCTGGCGGTAGCAGCAAAAGAAGCTGGTCATACGGTGCAAGTGGCGTGTGGCGGCACCGGCGAAGCCGGTGCCGCCACTGGCAAGCTGGTCGATAAGCTCACCGAGGCTCAGATCAAAACCCACCCGATCAAACACTTTATGCGAAACATGTCACTTGGTCGAGACCTCCTCGCTTTCTTTGAAGTCTGGCGACTGCTACGCAAAGTCAAACCAGATGTGCTGCATGTCACTAGTTCAAAAGCTGGCGGTATCGGTGCGCTCGCTGGACGTCTCGCGTTCACGAAACGGATCATTTTCACCTCACACGGGCTCACCGTCGATGAAACTTGGCGACCACGCTGGCAGCGGATTTTGATATACGCAGGCACATGGATCACACTGCGTCTCGCCCACCACAGCATTATGATCTCAACCGAAACCTACAAACGAGCACGTGCTATGCCTGGCATGACTGACCGCGTTTCACTCATCAAGAACGGAATTGGATCGATCGAGTTTTTGGAGCGGAAGGCGGCGCGAGCGAAGCTCGCGCCGCACGTTCCCTCTGAAGCAACTTGGATCGGCGGCATTGGTGAACTCCATCCAAACAAAAATTGGTCTGCAGCGATCGAAGCAATGACATCCCTACCCCCACACACACAGCTACTCATCATTCATGACGGTGAAGAAAGAGAACGACTAGAGACACTGATCCTTACCCATGAACTGGAAGACCGAGTACACCTCATTGGCTACGTAGACAATGCACCAAAATATCTATTGGCCTTTGATGTGTTTCTCTTGCCCTCTGTAAAAGAAGGACTTCCGTATGTCCTACTTGAAGCTGGACTGGCAGGACTGCCAATTGTCGCAAGCAACCTTCCTGGCAACCAAGACATCATTGACACCGGCCACACCGGTCTACTGGTTGAACCGACGCCACAGCTACTCGGAACTGCGCTTGGTATGCTGGTCAGAGATGAAAGTATGCGAAACCGTATGGGCACTGCGCTCCAAGAAACCATACAAAAGACCTTTTCACTTGAGCGTATGTGCAGAGAAACCTTTGCAACCTACTCGGTCAACAACTCCCGCGGCTGA
- the rodA gene encoding rod shape-determining protein RodA encodes MGQLRVFFSGFDLTLFLSVLGLTCMGLVTMYSHVGDNAFFDRQLLWIGLAVLVMFLAMIPDYRFLRTGNIAFFLYVATVAMLLLVLVIGEITLGAQSRFDFGFFSLQPSDPAKLILIIVLAKYFAKRHELIGDFRHIIVSGIYAIGVFGLVFIQPDFGSAIILFFVWLGMVLVSGIKLRHLLTVFTLGSVVLGLMWQFVFFDYQKERIMTFLDPLSDIQGAGYNAYQSTVAIGSGELFGKGIGYGTQSKLLFLPEYETDFIFAAFAEEWGLLGVILLFILFALVVWRLLRSAVRGAANFERLFAAGVCILFVAHFFVHIGMNIGLLPVTGTTIPFLSYGGSHLMTEFLAVGMVMGMRRYATAKYQPRELLTE; translated from the coding sequence ATGGGACAGTTGCGGGTATTCTTTTCTGGTTTTGACCTCACACTTTTTTTGAGCGTCCTTGGCTTGACCTGTATGGGGTTGGTCACCATGTACTCTCACGTCGGCGATAACGCTTTTTTTGATCGACAGCTTCTCTGGATCGGCCTGGCGGTACTCGTAATGTTTCTGGCTATGATTCCGGACTATCGTTTTCTGCGCACCGGTAACATCGCTTTTTTCTTATATGTCGCAACGGTGGCAATGCTGCTCTTGGTGTTAGTGATTGGTGAGATCACCCTCGGAGCCCAAAGTCGATTCGACTTTGGATTCTTCTCGCTCCAACCTTCAGATCCGGCTAAGCTAATTTTGATAATTGTGCTGGCAAAGTACTTTGCGAAACGGCACGAATTGATCGGTGACTTTCGTCATATTATTGTCTCGGGAATATACGCAATTGGGGTTTTTGGACTCGTGTTCATTCAGCCAGACTTCGGCTCAGCAATCATCCTATTTTTTGTGTGGCTAGGCATGGTTTTGGTGTCTGGTATCAAACTACGACATTTGCTAACTGTGTTTACGTTGGGATCGGTAGTGCTCGGACTCATGTGGCAATTTGTGTTTTTTGACTATCAAAAAGAGCGCATTATGACCTTCCTTGATCCGCTGTCTGATATTCAGGGTGCTGGATACAACGCGTATCAATCGACCGTCGCGATTGGTTCCGGAGAGCTATTTGGAAAAGGAATCGGGTACGGAACACAGTCGAAGTTGTTGTTTTTGCCAGAGTATGAGACAGACTTCATCTTTGCTGCATTTGCTGAAGAGTGGGGTCTATTGGGGGTGATACTTTTATTTATTCTGTTTGCGTTGGTGGTGTGGCGATTGTTACGTAGCGCTGTGCGTGGTGCGGCGAACTTCGAGCGCCTGTTTGCGGCTGGAGTATGTATCTTGTTTGTGGCACACTTTTTTGTGCATATTGGTATGAATATTGGACTGTTGCCAGTGACAGGTACCACGATCCCGTTCTTAAGTTATGGTGGATCGCATCTCATGACGGAGTTTTTGGCAGTGGGGATGGTGATGGGTATGCGGCGTTACGCAACAGCGAAGTATCAGCCGCGGGAGTTGTTGACCGAGTAG
- a CDS encoding VWA domain-containing protein translates to MSRRTMRPWAIGRRIQYGTGFGLFWVLVFALVYFTVYYEPTSCFDGKQSGDERGIDCGGSCVRICTADVLPPRLVWAKSFEIVEGQYNVVAYVDNQNQVAATPELPYTFELYNGNTLVATRSGSTILPPNSVYPIFEGRIQTDGAAPVTETRLVLQQADMWIPASVGRDQFRSQEIELIRADTRPRLDVEIENTALTDANAVEVVATIFNEGGEPVAASQTLAELIPARSTQDLVFTWPNPIAKTVRSCVIPTDVALGIDLSGSMNNDGGDPPQPISAALAAAEQFVSSLQENDQVAVVTFATEAQIVSGLSRTQQNVAELVRGLKIDAAEETGFTNTPAAFSLVDAVLNSAQHNENARRVLVLLTDGLPTAEGDEEIVTAAITAAKQLDETGIEIYAIGLGEGVDRSFIQAIATAPENAYFAPTGADLARIYEEITSALCELGPTKIDVIAKTKANFAPLR, encoded by the coding sequence ATGAGTCGTAGAACTATGCGCCCGTGGGCAATTGGCCGCCGTATTCAGTACGGTACTGGTTTTGGTTTGTTTTGGGTACTCGTTTTTGCGTTGGTGTACTTTACGGTGTATTACGAACCAACAAGCTGCTTTGACGGAAAACAGAGTGGCGATGAACGAGGAATCGACTGTGGTGGTTCTTGTGTGCGTATTTGTACAGCAGACGTGCTTCCGCCACGGTTGGTCTGGGCAAAGAGTTTCGAGATCGTCGAGGGTCAGTACAACGTTGTTGCCTATGTTGATAATCAAAACCAGGTAGCAGCAACACCAGAGTTGCCTTATACCTTTGAGTTATACAATGGTAATACGTTGGTTGCGACTCGGTCAGGTAGTACTATTTTGCCACCAAACAGTGTCTACCCGATCTTTGAAGGAAGGATACAGACTGATGGGGCAGCGCCGGTGACCGAAACAAGATTGGTCTTGCAACAAGCGGATATGTGGATCCCTGCGTCAGTGGGTCGTGATCAATTCCGGTCCCAAGAGATTGAACTCATCCGAGCAGATACGAGACCACGACTTGATGTCGAGATCGAAAACACAGCACTAACAGATGCAAACGCAGTTGAGGTGGTGGCGACTATCTTCAATGAAGGAGGAGAACCAGTTGCTGCATCTCAAACACTTGCGGAACTCATCCCAGCCAGGTCGACGCAGGATCTAGTGTTTACCTGGCCTAATCCGATCGCGAAGACGGTGCGTAGTTGTGTCATCCCAACTGATGTTGCGCTCGGCATCGACCTGTCAGGTAGTATGAATAACGACGGGGGCGATCCGCCACAGCCGATCTCGGCAGCACTTGCGGCCGCAGAACAGTTTGTTTCCTCGCTGCAGGAGAACGACCAGGTGGCGGTGGTAACCTTTGCGACAGAAGCGCAGATAGTTTCTGGACTTTCTCGCACACAACAGAATGTAGCTGAGTTGGTACGAGGCCTAAAAATTGATGCGGCTGAAGAAACTGGCTTTACCAACACACCAGCCGCGTTCTCGTTAGTAGATGCTGTCCTTAACTCAGCACAGCATAATGAAAACGCTCGTCGTGTCTTGGTGCTACTGACAGACGGTCTGCCAACCGCAGAAGGAGATGAAGAGATCGTGACAGCGGCAATTACTGCCGCAAAGCAACTTGATGAGACTGGTATCGAGATCTACGCTATCGGGCTTGGTGAAGGGGTTGATCGTTCCTTTATTCAAGCGATCGCGACGGCTCCTGAGAATGCTTATTTTGCTCCGACCGGGGCTGATCTCGCGCGTATCTATGAAGAGATCACCTCGGCGCTCTGTGAGCTCGGACCAACTAAGATCGATGTAATTGCAAAGACGAAGGCCAACTTCGCGCCACTTCGGTAA